A window of Blattabacterium cuenoti contains these coding sequences:
- a CDS encoding SanA/YdcF family protein gives MTYFIVSYCGISILSMKKNYNTINQIPYNTYGVVLGTSKYLHGGGINYYFKYRIDAASSLFFNGKIRYIIVSGDNRDNTYNEPKMMKKELIKKGVPSRFIYEDFYGIDTLHSVLRVYKLYNQIRFTIISQKFHNERAIFIGNCLGLDVIGFNAKSIPFHCKIQIREILARIKVLIYVVIWIIKGC, from the coding sequence ATGACTTATTTTATTGTTTCTTATTGTGGAATCAGTATTTTGTCAATGAAAAAAAATTATAATACGATTAATCAAATTCCATATAACACATATGGTGTTGTTTTAGGAACTTCTAAATATTTGCATGGAGGTGGAATAAATTACTATTTTAAATATAGAATAGATGCTGCAAGTTCTCTTTTTTTTAACGGTAAAATACGTTATATAATTGTGAGTGGAGATAATAGAGACAATACTTATAATGAACCTAAAATGATGAAAAAAGAATTAATAAAAAAAGGTGTTCCTTCTCGTTTTATATATGAAGATTTTTATGGTATCGATACATTACATTCTGTGTTAAGAGTTTATAAATTATATAATCAAATTAGATTTACTATTATTTCTCAAAAATTTCATAATGAAAGAGCTATTTTTATTGGTAATTGTTTAGGATTAGATGTGATTGGATTTAATGCCAAAAGTATTCCATTTCATTGTAAAATACAAATTAGAGAAATTTTAGCAAGAATAAAAGTGTTAATATATGTAGTAATTTGGATAATTAAAGGATGTTAA
- a CDS encoding preprotein translocase subunit SecA, with product MKFFKTFLKKLFKNKNDRDLHKLKQFLLKIKIQEKKIADLSDNGLRKKTIEFKNIIQSAIYPLCQKEKKLIEKTKMRSCSIHDLEQSYLEKENIQKECYNIEQEILLKILPEAFAVIKETAKRFKEKKKLIVKSTLLDEELSKIKSYVTLKDGYSIWSNEWNAHGKHIIWNMVHYDVQLMGGVVLHQGKIAEMATGEGKTFVSTLSAYLNALSGRGVHIVTVNNYLSKRDANWMGPLMEFHGLRVDCLDNYDSYQFSLRKKAYLADITYGTNNEFGFDYLRDNMAISQSYLVQRELNYAIIDEIDSVLIDEARTPLIISGPVNFYKEEKQEFKFLKEKVDLLVKEQKKKVKQFLQESKYLIKSGNKQLGGLKLFQSYRGFPKQKSLIKFLNEDKIKIILQYIENIYLLQNNGKDLTIVDKDLYFVIDEKHNTVELTELGFQFLSKNMLNINFFVVPDINVELAKVETQNLPKNKEIKVKDQLIKNFTIKLQRIHTINQLLKAYTLFEKNIDYIIVEKKVKIVDEQTGRIMEGRRYSDGLHQAIEAKENLDIEASSQTLASITLQNYFRMYHKISGMTGTAETEASELLDIYKLDVVVIPTHKPIKRIDYQDLIFKTQREKYNAILEQIIYLSKKKHRPVLVGTTSVEISELLSRTLKFRKIQHNVLNAKLHHKEADIIAKAGLPGTVTIATNMAGRGTDIQLYKDVVQFGGLAVIGTERHDSRRVDNQLRGRTGRQGDPGSSQFYISLEDNLIRVFLHSEKLSKLMDRFGHKDGDIIQHPLLTKSIERAQKKIEDNNFSIRKRLLDYDDVINKQREFIYKKRKNALCGEKLNLDISNMVYSILYSLIAVKKSLFDYKHLKYEFLNIFGVDLPIKKKEFVANQEQYIINYLHDILIDLYEKKKNQIINKYLHTILYNNTNIKYDYKIKYIFTDHNKSTKIVVNTSKKDIINSNGYILFSIIEKKTILCFLDDKWKEHLREMDSLRHSVQNAVFEQKDPLIVYKQNAFHLFQDIVDDINKKIISFLFKSFIYNKE from the coding sequence ATGAAATTTTTTAAAACATTTTTAAAAAAATTATTCAAAAATAAAAATGATAGAGATCTTCATAAACTTAAACAGTTTTTGTTGAAAATCAAAATTCAAGAAAAAAAAATTGCTGATTTATCAGATAATGGCTTAAGAAAAAAAACTATAGAATTTAAAAATATAATACAATCGGCTATTTATCCTCTTTGTCAAAAAGAAAAAAAATTAATTGAAAAAACAAAAATGAGATCATGTTCTATTCATGATTTAGAACAAAGTTATTTAGAAAAAGAAAATATACAAAAAGAATGTTATAACATAGAACAAGAAATCTTACTTAAGATTTTACCAGAAGCATTTGCCGTCATAAAAGAAACTGCTAAACGATTCAAAGAAAAAAAAAAATTAATAGTAAAATCAACATTACTTGATGAAGAATTATCCAAAATAAAATCTTATGTAACGTTAAAAGATGGATATTCAATTTGGAGTAATGAATGGAATGCTCATGGAAAACATATTATTTGGAATATGGTTCATTATGATGTCCAATTAATGGGTGGTGTAGTTTTACATCAAGGAAAAATTGCTGAAATGGCTACTGGAGAAGGTAAAACATTTGTTTCTACTTTATCTGCTTATTTAAATGCATTATCTGGAAGAGGCGTACATATTGTTACAGTGAATAATTATTTATCCAAGAGAGATGCTAATTGGATGGGGCCTTTAATGGAATTTCATGGATTAAGAGTGGATTGTTTAGATAATTATGATTCTTATCAATTTAGTTTAAGAAAAAAAGCTTATTTAGCTGACATTACTTATGGAACAAATAATGAATTTGGATTTGATTACTTGCGTGATAATATGGCAATTTCACAATCATACTTAGTTCAAAGAGAATTAAATTATGCTATTATAGATGAAATTGATTCAGTATTAATAGATGAAGCTAGAACACCATTGATTATTTCCGGTCCAGTGAATTTTTATAAAGAGGAAAAACAAGAATTTAAATTTTTAAAAGAAAAAGTAGATCTTCTTGTTAAAGAACAAAAAAAGAAAGTTAAACAATTTTTACAAGAGTCTAAATATCTCATAAAATCTGGAAACAAACAATTAGGTGGATTGAAACTATTTCAATCATATAGAGGATTTCCAAAACAAAAATCTTTAATTAAATTTTTAAATGAAGATAAAATTAAAATTATTTTACAATATATAGAAAATATATATTTATTACAAAATAATGGAAAAGATTTAACAATAGTAGATAAAGACTTATATTTTGTGATAGATGAAAAACATAATACAGTAGAACTAACTGAGTTAGGATTTCAATTTTTATCTAAAAATATGTTAAATATTAATTTTTTTGTTGTTCCAGATATTAATGTAGAACTTGCTAAAGTAGAAACACAAAATTTACCTAAAAACAAGGAAATCAAAGTAAAAGATCAATTAATAAAAAATTTTACTATTAAATTACAAAGAATACATACTATCAATCAGCTTTTAAAAGCTTATACTCTATTTGAAAAAAATATAGATTATATAATTGTAGAAAAAAAAGTAAAAATTGTAGATGAACAAACTGGTCGTATTATGGAAGGTAGGCGATATTCAGATGGACTACATCAAGCTATAGAAGCAAAGGAAAATTTAGACATAGAAGCATCTAGTCAAACTTTAGCTAGCATTACTTTACAAAATTATTTTAGAATGTATCATAAAATATCAGGAATGACTGGTACAGCAGAAACAGAGGCTAGTGAATTATTAGATATTTATAAATTAGATGTAGTTGTAATACCTACACATAAACCTATTAAACGCATTGATTATCAAGATCTTATTTTTAAAACACAACGAGAAAAATACAATGCAATTTTAGAACAAATTATATATCTTTCTAAAAAAAAACATAGACCGGTACTTGTAGGAACTACTTCTGTAGAAATCTCTGAATTATTAAGTAGAACATTAAAATTTAGGAAAATTCAACATAATGTATTAAATGCAAAATTACATCATAAAGAAGCAGATATTATTGCAAAAGCTGGATTACCAGGAACTGTGACAATAGCAACTAATATGGCAGGAAGAGGTACAGATATTCAACTTTATAAAGATGTTGTACAATTTGGTGGTTTAGCGGTAATAGGAACAGAAAGACATGATTCAAGAAGAGTAGATAATCAATTGAGAGGACGTACTGGTAGACAAGGAGATCCAGGATCTTCTCAATTTTATATATCATTAGAAGATAATTTAATACGTGTATTTTTACATTCAGAAAAATTATCAAAATTAATGGATCGATTTGGACATAAAGATGGAGATATTATCCAACATCCTTTATTAACAAAATCGATAGAAAGAGCACAAAAAAAAATAGAAGACAATAATTTTAGTATAAGAAAACGTCTATTAGATTATGATGATGTAATTAATAAACAAAGGGAATTTATTTATAAAAAAAGAAAAAATGCATTGTGTGGGGAAAAGTTGAATTTAGATATTTCTAATATGGTATATAGTATATTATATTCTTTAATTGCAGTGAAAAAATCGTTGTTTGATTATAAACATCTAAAATATGAATTTCTTAATATATTTGGTGTGGATTTGCCAATCAAAAAAAAAGAATTTGTAGCTAATCAAGAACAATATATAATTAATTACTTACATGATATATTAATTGATTTATATGAAAAAAAGAAAAATCAAATTATTAACAAATATTTACATACAATATTGTATAACAATACTAATATAAAATATGATTATAAAATTAAATATATTTTTACAGATCATAATAAATCTACTAAAATAGTAGTAAATACTAGCAAAAAAGATATTATTAATAGTAATGGATATATATTATTTTCAATAATAGAAAAAAAAACTATATTATGTTTTTTAGATGATAAATGGAAGGAGCATTTACGAGAAATGGATAGTTTAAGACATTCAGTACAAAATGCAGTTTTTGAACAAAAAGATCCTTTAATTGTTTATAAGCAAAATGCTTTTCATTTATTTCAAGACATAGTTGATGATATTAATAAAAAAATTATTTCTTTTTTATTTAAATCATTTATATATAATAAAGAATGA
- a CDS encoding DUF2795 domain-containing protein, giving the protein MYWTLELASHLEDAPWPATKEELIDFAIRTGAPLEVVENLQQLENVDGEVFESIEDIWADYPRDDEDFYWNRDEYEL; this is encoded by the coding sequence ATGTATTGGACTTTAGAATTAGCTTCTCATTTGGAAGATGCACCTTGGCCAGCAACAAAAGAAGAATTAATTGATTTTGCTATTCGTACTGGTGCTCCATTAGAAGTAGTAGAAAATCTTCAACAATTAGAAAATGTTGATGGAGAAGTTTTTGAATCTATAGAGGATATATGGGCTGATTATCCACGAGATGATGAAGATTTTTATTGGAATAGAGATGAATATGAATTATAA
- a CDS encoding methionyl-tRNA formyltransferase: MIEYNNSQLKKYPRIVFIGGTSFSICSLQQLHMLKYNIIGIITNPDKYIKKNKNIVFNNKIKQYAIKNKIPILQPTNFLDTAFIETLKSWHIDIQIVVSFRILPKHIWNLPKIGTLNLHASILPNYKGPFPIHWSIINGETHTGLTTFFIKNDRIDSGNIILQKKIHIGKNETYGEVENKLKKISGDVIVKTLDQVIIKKQTHDNTSTSTSTSTSTSTSTSTSTSTSLFYARKIYNEDCRIQWQTSFVDVIYNKIRGLSPYPTAWTYLFIKNKFYRFKIFLSKKILVPHLYTIGLVTISAFEMKISAKKGFISILEGQIEGKTKMSVKNIINGIKIKTNIFVK, translated from the coding sequence ATGATTGAATATAATAATTCACAACTAAAAAAATATCCTAGAATAGTTTTTATAGGTGGAACATCTTTTTCTATATGTTCATTACAACAATTACACATGCTTAAATATAATATAATAGGAATTATCACTAATCCCGATAAATACATAAAAAAAAATAAAAACATTGTATTTAATAATAAAATTAAACAATATGCAATCAAAAATAAAATTCCAATATTACAACCTACAAATTTTCTTGATACTGCATTTATAGAAACATTAAAATCCTGGCATATTGATATACAAATTGTTGTTTCATTTAGAATTTTACCAAAACATATTTGGAATTTGCCAAAAATTGGAACCTTAAATTTACATGCATCTATACTACCTAATTATAAAGGTCCATTTCCTATTCATTGGTCAATTATCAATGGAGAAACACACACTGGATTAACTACATTTTTTATCAAAAATGATCGCATAGATTCTGGTAATATTATATTACAAAAAAAAATACATATTGGAAAAAATGAAACATATGGAGAAGTTGAAAATAAACTAAAAAAAATCAGCGGAGATGTTATTGTCAAAACTTTAGACCAAGTCATAATAAAAAAACAAACACATGATAATACATCTACATCTACATCTACATCTACATCTACATCTACATCTACATCTACATCTACATCTACATCTTTATTTTATGCTAGAAAAATATATAATGAAGACTGCAGAATTCAATGGCAAACATCATTTGTAGATGTTATATATAACAAAATAAGAGGATTAAGTCCTTATCCAACAGCATGGACTTATTTATTTATTAAAAACAAATTTTATAGATTTAAAATATTTTTATCTAAAAAAATATTAGTACCTCATTTATATACAATTGGATTAGTCACAATTTCTGCATTTGAAATGAAAATATCAGCAAAAAAAGGATTTATATCTATTCTTGAAGGACAAATAGAAGGAAAAACAAAAATGTCTGTAAAAAATATCATTAATGGAATAAAAATTAAAACAAATATATTTGTTAAATAA
- a CDS encoding HU family DNA-binding protein: MNKTELVHSISEKTGLAKNDVKTVIESFIQTIIKSLKQGNKVTLIGFGTFSVIDRNPRKGVNPRTGQKIHIPGKKVAKFKIGSELSKL; encoded by the coding sequence ATGAATAAAACCGAATTGGTACACTCTATTTCTGAGAAAACAGGACTTGCAAAAAACGACGTTAAAACTGTCATAGAAAGTTTTATACAAACAATCATTAAATCTTTAAAACAAGGGAATAAAGTGACTTTAATAGGATTTGGAACATTTTCTGTAATAGATAGAAATCCAAGAAAAGGGGTGAACCCTAGAACAGGACAAAAAATACATATTCCTGGAAAAAAAGTAGCTAAATTTAAAATAGGATCAGAATTATCAAAATTGTAA
- the pdxH gene encoding pyridoxamine 5'-phosphate oxidase: MDLSNYRKNYESRKYLIEQNIPTIPIELFHSWFQEEKKMSSNDQEVNTMSISTIGKDGAPETRIVLLKQYSEKGFIFYTNYLSAKGLAIQQNPQTCISFYFYNTNRQILIKGKTFKLNIQQSDRYFNERPREHKIGSWASKQSTIIPSKEYLLDQYNKWKIFFKKCIIIKRPFDWGGYIVKPYKMEFWQGQPYRLHDRLVYYLETDKKWNVFRLSP; this comes from the coding sequence ATGGATTTAAGCAATTATAGAAAAAATTATGAATCAAGAAAATATTTAATAGAACAAAATATTCCTACCATTCCAATTGAATTATTTCATTCTTGGTTTCAAGAAGAAAAAAAAATGTCTTCTAATGATCAAGAAGTAAATACAATGTCAATATCAACAATTGGAAAAGATGGTGCACCTGAAACAAGAATTGTCTTACTAAAACAATATTCTGAAAAAGGATTTATATTTTATACTAATTATTTAAGTGCTAAAGGATTAGCAATTCAACAGAATCCACAAACATGTATTTCTTTTTATTTTTATAATACAAATAGACAAATATTAATTAAAGGAAAAACTTTTAAATTAAATATTCAACAATCAGATAGATATTTTAATGAAAGACCAAGAGAACATAAGATTGGAAGTTGGGCATCTAAACAAAGCACTATTATTCCTTCTAAAGAATATTTATTAGATCAATATAACAAATGGAAAATTTTTTTCAAAAAATGTATAATAATAAAACGTCCTTTTGATTGGGGAGGATATATAGTAAAACCATATAAAATGGAATTTTGGCAGGGACAACCATATAGACTTCATGATAGATTAGTCTATTATTTAGAAACAGATAAAAAATGGAATGTCTTTAGATTATCTCCATAA
- a CDS encoding DNA polymerase III subunit beta produces MKFYICSSSLLNKLYFLYKISNCKKNLYFVVLASNNKELIIYISNTNSVFITKIQTCIEQTSKEQISISITLMINFLQTFINDTVLLVEKRKNILVILYKQDSYYLPIYRNNDTKHLIYPIISDYQNKPIIKIVFSYSILLKILNYTLFFYEKQYLKHLKYIINGVVFQLTPDVYNFISTDTYRLIQYTITHNNFTNNLPIELIIHFSSLRKLHNILKQKLHIKQIIMVIEKYNQENIVQFQIENNIFFCKSFNNPSITFNSIFPTRTDISFIINKNLFLNSIKRIYILSNNNPCIIRFSFKNKVKNTLKIYEEASINNNYSIIKCKFKLLDNNHNIIIMRFNTKFLIEILSSIDEYLINFEFSCDKNIGLLKPIVNRNNKELIKILIMSII; encoded by the coding sequence ATGAAATTTTATATTTGTAGTTCTTCTTTGTTAAATAAACTATATTTTTTATATAAAATTTCAAATTGTAAAAAAAATTTATATTTTGTTGTTCTAGCAAGTAATAATAAGGAATTAATTATCTATATATCAAATACAAATTCTGTTTTTATAACTAAAATACAAACATGTATAGAACAAACTTCTAAGGAACAAATATCAATTTCTATAACGTTAATGATAAATTTTCTTCAAACATTTATAAATGACACTGTATTATTAGTAGAAAAAAGAAAAAATATATTAGTAATTTTATATAAACAAGATTCTTACTATCTTCCTATTTATAGGAATAATGATACAAAACATTTGATTTATCCTATAATAAGTGATTATCAGAATAAACCAATTATTAAAATTGTTTTTTCTTATTCTATTTTATTAAAAATTTTAAATTATACTTTGTTTTTTTATGAAAAACAATATTTGAAACACTTAAAATATATTATAAATGGAGTAGTTTTTCAATTAACTCCTGATGTATATAATTTTATATCTACTGATACTTATAGACTTATACAATATACTATTACACATAATAACTTTACTAATAATTTACCTATAGAATTAATTATTCATTTTTCTTCTTTAAGAAAATTACATAATATTTTAAAACAAAAATTACATATTAAACAAATTATTATGGTAATAGAAAAATATAATCAAGAAAATATCGTTCAGTTTCAAATTGAAAACAATATATTTTTTTGTAAATCTTTTAATAATCCATCTATAACATTTAATTCAATATTTCCAACAAGAACTGACATATCATTTATAATAAATAAAAATTTATTTTTAAATTCTATTAAACGAATTTATATATTATCTAATAATAATCCTTGTATTATTAGATTTTCTTTTAAAAATAAGGTTAAAAATACATTAAAAATATATGAAGAAGCGTCAATCAATAATAATTATTCCATTATTAAATGTAAGTTTAAATTATTAGATAATAATCATAATATAATTATCATGAGATTTAATACTAAATTTTTAATAGAAATTTTATCATCTATAGATGAATATTTGATCAATTTTGAATTTTCTTGCGATAAAAATATTGGATTGTTAAAACCAATCGTTAATAGAAATAATAAAGAATTAATTAAAATTTTGATTATGTCCATAATATGA
- a CDS encoding phenylalanine--tRNA ligase beta subunit-related protein, whose product MKISYNWLKQYINFNLNIKKISDILINLGFLVKNIQNNIIDIEMPPNRPDAISYYGIARDLYAFLKFKNYKKNVLFLNTPKVYQYHDNENLKQNNFQISIDPTIKCIRYSYIIIFNTKIDKSPPWLQTILESIGIKSINNIIDLTNFIMYELGQPIQILNIDQIEGKKIFIKLTNNIHLKNQVEVHTNHTKCMIIYDIAKPLLIRNNQLINENINQNILLLCINLPYKNIQHFDLHNFIQNDSIRFLEKNIDPNNTLRALSRFIFLLEKINNKKIFFSNIIDNYLKPIYPIPITIRYKKIIDVIGKRISKQIIKQIILLLVIKIIEENEKSLTVLIPIYRIDIKREIDLIEEIIRIYGINKITNKYNNKLKTYPYTYYYNNTTTSENIKYLVTNQLINHGFQEVINLPMINDKNQEIIDLNSYMKIKSIHVKNPINKHYDSMRTNLFFGMINNLKSNFHKTDNDIKFFELGKIFYDKKNHFCEKNYLGLSILESKNNNNSIEYLFLYLKGILEQIFQKTGIKNYTQKISNHPLLHNSILMIYKKNNLAEIGIYKNHIKGKQVVYAEIYWEYFILSVIKNKNFTLYKHYKFPILKRDLSILVDKNILFETIYQTLKKQQYKLKLIKNIQISDLYEGKNLPISKKSYMIRFWFGSNKQTLTNSIITNLIDNIIIFLKKELGADIRRNI is encoded by the coding sequence ATGAAAATATCATATAATTGGCTCAAACAATATATTAATTTTAATCTCAATATAAAAAAAATATCCGATATATTAATAAATCTAGGATTTCTAGTAAAAAATATACAAAACAATATAATAGATATTGAAATGCCTCCTAATCGTCCTGATGCCATTAGTTATTATGGTATAGCAAGAGATTTATATGCTTTTTTAAAATTTAAAAATTATAAAAAAAATGTATTATTTCTTAATACACCAAAAGTATATCAATATCATGATAATGAAAATTTAAAACAAAATAATTTTCAAATATCAATTGATCCAACTATTAAATGTATAAGATATTCTTATATAATAATTTTTAATACAAAAATTGATAAATCACCACCTTGGTTACAAACTATATTAGAATCTATTGGAATTAAATCAATTAATAATATTATTGATCTTACAAATTTTATTATGTATGAATTAGGACAACCTATACAAATTTTAAATATAGATCAAATAGAAGGTAAAAAAATTTTCATTAAATTAACAAATAACATCCATTTAAAAAATCAAGTAGAAGTTCATACCAATCATACCAAATGTATGATAATATATGATATAGCAAAACCATTATTAATTAGAAATAATCAATTAATAAATGAAAACATAAATCAAAATATTTTACTATTATGTATCAATTTACCGTATAAAAATATTCAACATTTTGATTTACATAATTTTATACAGAATGATTCAATAAGGTTTTTAGAAAAAAATATAGATCCTAATAACACATTACGTGCTTTAAGTAGATTTATTTTTTTACTAGAAAAAATAAATAATAAAAAAATATTTTTTTCTAATATTATTGATAATTATTTAAAACCCATTTATCCTATACCAATAACAATACGTTATAAAAAAATTATAGATGTAATTGGAAAACGAATTTCCAAACAAATTATAAAACAAATTATTTTACTATTAGTAATCAAAATTATAGAAGAAAATGAAAAATCACTTACAGTACTTATTCCTATTTATAGAATAGATATTAAAAGAGAAATAGATTTAATTGAAGAAATTATCCGTATATATGGTATTAATAAAATAACAAATAAATATAATAATAAACTTAAAACTTATCCATATACTTATTATTATAATAACACTACAACAAGCGAAAATATAAAATATTTAGTAACTAATCAATTAATAAATCATGGATTTCAAGAAGTTATCAATTTACCTATGATAAATGATAAAAATCAAGAAATCATTGATTTAAATTCTTATATGAAAATCAAATCTATTCATGTTAAAAATCCAATTAATAAACATTACGATTCTATGCGAACCAATCTTTTTTTTGGCATGATAAATAATTTGAAATCAAATTTTCATAAAACTGATAATGATATAAAATTTTTTGAATTAGGAAAAATTTTTTATGATAAAAAAAATCATTTTTGCGAAAAAAATTATTTAGGATTAAGTATATTAGAAAGCAAAAATAATAATAATTCTATTGAATATCTATTTTTATATTTAAAAGGTATTTTAGAACAAATTTTTCAAAAAACTGGAATTAAAAATTATACTCAAAAGATTTCTAATCACCCATTACTACACAATAGCATATTAATGATATATAAAAAAAATAACTTAGCAGAAATAGGAATCTATAAAAATCATATAAAAGGTAAACAAGTAGTTTATGCAGAAATATATTGGGAATATTTTATATTATCAGTTATCAAGAACAAAAATTTCACGTTGTATAAACATTATAAATTTCCTATTTTAAAAAGAGATTTATCCATTTTAGTAGATAAAAATATATTATTTGAGACAATTTATCAAACATTAAAAAAACAACAATATAAACTCAAATTAATCAAAAATATACAAATATCAGATTTATATGAAGGTAAAAATTTACCTATTTCAAAAAAATCTTACATGATCAGATTTTGGTTTGGAAGCAACAAACAAACATTAACTAATTCTATAATTACTAATCTAATAGATAATATCATCATTTTTTTAAAAAAAGAATTAGGAGCCGATATTAGAAGAAATATCTAA
- a CDS encoding glycine--tRNA ligase, whose amino-acid sequence MNQTNLHFLVSHAKHYGFIYPSSEIYGGISSIYDYGPYGIELKKNIQEYWWRSMIQLHDNIVGLDSSILMHTDVWKASGHIDKFNDLSIDNKDSNKRYSPEILIKESLLKNNPKNKKEILDILDKYLLNNKLDDIESLIKKLNICDPIYGSQNWTNIHLFNMMFKINETQGGFFLRPETAQGIFTNFINVKKSIRMKIPFGIAQVGKSFRNEIIARQFIFRMREFEQMELQFFISPKEEKKWYNYWKKLRLKWHLELNLGNNKYQMIEQKKLAHYASYGTDIKFNFPFGFKEIEGIHCRTDFDLRKHECFSNKKLRVFEQSKNNYIPYVIETSLGLDRILLAIYSSSLKLEKIPNGNNRIVLKIPYYLSPIQAAILPLVSKKGLPEIAKKIFNDLKIDHKLIYDAKTSIGKLYRRQDAIGTPICFTVDYDTINNNTVTMRDRDTMQQKRIPIASISHILREKISMTKILKKLLDISSNIGS is encoded by the coding sequence ATGAATCAAACAAATTTGCATTTTTTAGTATCTCATGCAAAACATTATGGATTTATTTATCCTTCTAGTGAAATTTATGGTGGAATAAGTTCTATTTATGATTATGGTCCATATGGAATAGAATTAAAAAAAAATATCCAAGAATATTGGTGGAGATCTATGATTCAACTGCATGATAATATAGTTGGATTAGATTCTTCGATTTTAATGCATACTGATGTATGGAAAGCATCTGGACATATAGATAAATTTAATGATTTATCAATTGATAATAAAGATTCTAACAAGAGATATAGTCCAGAAATTCTAATCAAAGAATCTTTATTAAAAAACAATCCAAAAAATAAAAAAGAAATTTTAGACATATTGGATAAATATTTATTAAATAATAAGTTAGATGATATTGAATCTTTGATAAAAAAATTAAATATTTGTGATCCCATTTATGGATCACAAAATTGGACTAATATTCATTTATTTAATATGATGTTTAAAATAAATGAAACACAAGGAGGATTTTTTTTACGTCCAGAAACTGCTCAAGGAATTTTTACTAATTTTATTAATGTAAAAAAATCAATTAGAATGAAAATACCATTTGGTATTGCACAAGTGGGAAAATCATTTAGAAATGAAATAATAGCTAGACAATTTATTTTTCGTATGCGTGAGTTTGAACAAATGGAATTACAATTTTTTATTTCTCCAAAAGAAGAAAAAAAATGGTATAATTATTGGAAAAAATTACGTTTAAAATGGCATTTAGAACTTAATTTAGGAAATAATAAATATCAAATGATAGAACAAAAAAAATTAGCTCATTATGCAAGTTATGGAACAGATATAAAATTTAATTTTCCTTTTGGTTTTAAAGAAATAGAAGGTATACATTGTCGTACAGATTTTGATTTAAGAAAACATGAATGTTTTTCAAACAAAAAATTAAGAGTTTTTGAACAATCAAAAAACAATTATATTCCTTATGTAATTGAAACTTCACTTGGGTTAGATAGAATTTTATTAGCTATATATTCTTCTTCTTTAAAGTTAGAAAAAATACCCAATGGTAATAATAGGATTGTATTAAAAATTCCTTATTATTTGTCTCCTATTCAAGCAGCAATATTACCATTAGTTTCAAAAAAAGGTCTTCCAGAAATTGCAAAAAAAATATTTAATGATCTTAAAATAGATCATAAATTAATTTATGACGCAAAAACTTCTATTGGAAAATTATATAGAAGACAGGATGCTATAGGTACTCCTATTTGTTTTACTGTAGATTATGATACTATTAATAATAATACAGTAACTATGAGAGATAGAGATACTATGCAACAAAAAAGAATTCCAATAGCTTCCATCTCCCATATTTTAAGAGAAAAAATTAGTATGACAAAAATATTGAAAAAATTATTAGATATTTCTTCTAATATCGGCTCCTAA